A region of Dermabacter vaginalis DNA encodes the following proteins:
- the gyrB gene encoding DNA topoisomerase (ATP-hydrolyzing) subunit B, which yields MSEAQENAPHYDASDITVLEGLEAVRKRPGMYIGSTGERGLHHLVYEIVDNSVDEALAGYASEITVDVLEDGGVRVIDDGRGIPVAMHPTEKKPAVELVLTVLHAGGKFGGGGYAVSGGLHGVGSSVVNALSKRLEVEIKRDGYVWRQQYTHGVPNAPLEKGEETTETGTSVTFWADGDIFETTEYEFETLRKRFQQMAFLNKGLKITLTDHRPVEDPVDDDLPDLDNLDQDVDENDGINDAARPTEAGVDTAEKPKTKSVTFLYEQGLEDFVKYINKQKRAEVIHPEIISFESEDTDHMISVEIAMQWTSAYSESVHTYANTINTHEGGTHEEGFRSALTGVINRYARSNNLMKEKDANLTGEDIREGLTAVVSVKLGEPQFEGQTKTKLGNTIARTFVSKVMTDKLGDWASAHPNEMKTIVTKAQSAAAAREAARKARDATRRKSPLETGGMPGKLRDCSSRNPAISEIFIVEGDSAGGSAVSGRDPKTQAILPIRGKILNVEKARLDRALDNAEVRSLITAFGTGIGEDFDPTKLRYHKIILMADADVDGQHICTLLLTLLFRYMRPLIELGHVFIAMPPLYRLKWTNSPHEYVFSDEERDRKLEEGRAAGKRIPKDNGIQRYKGLGEMDWRELQTTTMDRDLRTLKQVTMAEAADADAVFSVLMGDDVDARRRFIQENAKDVRFLDI from the coding sequence GTGAGCGAAGCCCAGGAAAACGCACCGCATTACGACGCCTCGGACATCACGGTCCTCGAAGGCCTCGAGGCGGTTCGCAAACGCCCAGGCATGTACATCGGTTCGACCGGCGAGCGCGGCCTGCACCACCTCGTGTACGAAATCGTCGACAACTCGGTTGACGAAGCGCTCGCGGGCTACGCGAGTGAGATCACCGTGGACGTGCTCGAGGATGGCGGCGTGCGCGTGATCGACGACGGCCGCGGCATCCCGGTGGCGATGCACCCCACCGAGAAGAAGCCCGCCGTTGAGCTAGTGCTGACGGTGCTCCACGCGGGCGGTAAGTTCGGTGGCGGCGGCTACGCGGTTTCGGGCGGCCTTCACGGCGTGGGCTCCTCCGTGGTGAACGCGCTGTCGAAGCGTCTCGAGGTTGAGATTAAGCGTGACGGTTACGTGTGGCGTCAGCAGTACACGCACGGCGTACCGAACGCCCCGCTTGAAAAGGGTGAGGAAACGACCGAGACCGGCACGAGCGTGACGTTCTGGGCCGACGGCGACATTTTCGAGACCACCGAGTACGAGTTCGAGACGCTCCGCAAGCGTTTCCAGCAGATGGCCTTCCTCAACAAGGGCCTCAAGATCACGCTCACCGACCACCGCCCGGTGGAGGATCCCGTTGACGACGATCTTCCCGATCTCGACAATCTCGACCAGGACGTCGACGAAAACGACGGCATCAACGATGCGGCGCGCCCCACCGAAGCCGGCGTCGACACGGCCGAGAAGCCCAAGACCAAGTCCGTGACGTTCCTGTACGAGCAGGGCCTTGAGGACTTCGTCAAGTACATCAACAAGCAAAAGCGTGCCGAGGTGATTCACCCGGAGATCATTAGTTTCGAAAGCGAAGACACGGACCACATGATCTCGGTGGAGATCGCGATGCAGTGGACCTCCGCGTATTCGGAATCGGTGCACACGTACGCGAACACCATCAACACCCACGAGGGCGGTACGCACGAAGAGGGCTTCCGTAGTGCCCTCACGGGCGTGATCAACCGTTACGCGCGCTCGAATAACCTCATGAAGGAAAAGGACGCGAACCTCACGGGTGAAGACATCCGCGAGGGGCTCACGGCGGTCGTGTCCGTGAAGCTCGGCGAGCCGCAGTTCGAGGGCCAAACGAAGACCAAGCTCGGTAACACGATCGCGCGCACGTTCGTGTCGAAGGTGATGACCGACAAGCTCGGGGACTGGGCCTCGGCCCACCCGAACGAAATGAAGACGATCGTCACGAAGGCGCAATCGGCGGCCGCAGCCCGCGAGGCAGCCCGCAAGGCGCGCGATGCGACCCGCCGCAAGTCGCCGCTTGAAACGGGCGGCATGCCCGGCAAGCTTCGCGACTGCTCGAGCCGCAACCCTGCGATCAGCGAAATCTTCATCGTCGAGGGTGACTCGGCAGGCGGCTCGGCGGTTTCTGGTCGCGACCCGAAGACCCAGGCGATCCTCCCGATCCGCGGCAAGATTCTCAACGTGGAAAAGGCCCGCCTTGATCGCGCTCTTGACAATGCCGAGGTGCGCTCGCTCATCACGGCATTCGGCACGGGCATTGGCGAGGATTTCGATCCCACGAAGCTGCGCTACCACAAGATCATTCTCATGGCCGATGCTGACGTTGATGGCCAGCACATTTGCACGCTTCTGCTCACGCTGCTGTTCCGCTACATGCGCCCGCTCATCGAGCTCGGGCACGTGTTCATCGCGATGCCGCCGCTGTATCGCCTCAAGTGGACGAACTCGCCGCACGAGTACGTGTTTAGCGACGAGGAACGTGACCGCAAGCTCGAAGAAGGCCGTGCCGCCGGCAAGCGCATTCCGAAGGACAACGGCATTCAGCGCTACAAGGGCCTCGGCGAGATGGACTGGCGAGAGCTGCAAACGACCACGATGGACCGTGACCTGCGCACCCTCAAGCAGGTGACGATGGCTGAGGCTGCCGACGCCGACGCGGTGTTCAGCGTGCTCATGGGCGACGACGTTGATGCGCGCCGCCGGTTCATTCAGGAAAACGCGAAGGACGTGCGCTTCCTCGATATCTAA